The DNA segment CGAATCTTACACAGGTGATAAAATGACAtggaactacacacacacacacacacacacacacacacacacacacacacccagtaccaatgtcaatttcctggcttTGACATTATACTGTAGCCACGGAGGATGCAACCACTGGGGGAAACTGAGTGAAGGGTACACAGATTTCTCTGGACCATCTTTGCAACTCCCTAGAGATTTAcaattattgcaaaataaaaacttaaatgaaAGTATCTTATTTGAgccaaagaattttttaaaaagtgctgtaAGTTGGACTGTTTGTGATGGGCAGGTCCTCTAAAGCATGTGGGGCCTTGCCTGGGTGTACCTGTGATGCCCTCTCTCCAGGTCTCTGGATCCTGGTCTCACCTTTCATTGGTCACCCTCTCCAAGGACTTGAAATTCCCCCCTTCAGTCCATGTTTGAAAGAGGAGCTTGCAAAGGGCAAAGCTCACCAGCGAAAGCACTGATGGTGCCACTATGGGCCTTGTAATGCCGGGGTGGGAGCTCTAGTTGGGAGCAGGAGTCAGATGGGTACCCGGAGCCTCCCAGCCGTAACCATGGCCCCAGTTTCTGGCTCTCCCATGAGGTCCCCCTGACTCTCGCCGGCTTTCCTTCccagtgaggggagggagagaggggattGAGGGGCACTGGTGTTGCTGCGGGGACTCCGTTTCCCTTCTGGTcatggttttccttttatttcgGTGAGAGGCACGCGCACACACACTGCACTCACGCACACACGCTGCGGGACCAGCGCTGTCGGCTGGAGAGTCTCTGAGCTGGGGGATGGGTGGGGCAGGGCGTGGGGCTGCCCCCTGTCCTTCCGGGCCCGGGAGGCGGGGGGGCGGTGCCGTGCTGGGGGACTCGGGGTCACACGGGGGTGGAGGCTTAAGCGTTGGCCTTcttgccgccgccgccggggctgCCTACTCTCGGATCCAGCCGGCTGTAGGGCTCGAAGGCCGAGGAGCCCAGTTCGTAGCCGGCGGGCAGGTCCAGGAGCGGCGCGGTGGAAAAGCAGAGGGCCGGCGGCGGGGGCGGCAGCGGGGGGGAAGCCGAGGCCGAGTTCAGCGGGTTGAGGTGCGGGGACGAGTTCCTGGGGTCACCCAAGGAGGTGCCCCTGTGGCCGGCAGGCAGGCCCGGCGGGCCGGGGGTCAGCGCCAGGAGGCTGGGGGCCCCGGGCACGGTCAGCAGCCGGCCCTGCTCCAGCAGCCGCAGGATGTTGGAGGTGGCGAAGGCCTTGGAGGCCGAGGAGGACGCCCGCTTCTCCAGGTCTCTGCTCTGGTCTTTCTTCTGCTTGGTGCGCCGGTTCTGGAACCAGACCTTCACCTTGGGGCGGAGCGTGGGGAGGGGTGTCAgcacgggggcgggggggggggacaggCAGAGCAaagtgggggcaggtggggcaggaagagggaggacACAGcggggggcaggggagtggggagcaggggtgcagtgagagaggaaagaagaggaatcGGATTAGGATCTTCCCATAACCAGCCTCCTCTCGGTGAACTGATAAGAGATCCTGGTCCCCCTCCGAGTCATGGGCACCCCTCCACTGCTAAGCTGACCCTGGCCTAGGACAGAAGGGTGGATTGGCAGTGGAGGGGGCGTCCAGAGGGCACAGAGGAAGGTCCCCTCTTggcccaccctccttcccctcttggCCACTCCCACCTCTCCTGGCCTGGGCCCCTAGGCTGTCTGCAAAGGGAGCTGCTAACATAGTCTGGACATTCACCTGTTTGAGCCTTtcagcagcccctcccaccccatcatTTATAAAGGCTGCACTTCTCCATGTGATGCCCAGTGTAAGAGGATGTGTCAGGATGCTGAGGGAGACTTCAGATGACTACACACTCAAAGCTGGGGACATAGAGATGCCAAGTAGCCCCATCCTAAATAGAGCCACCAACCAA comes from the Camelus dromedarius isolate mCamDro1 chromosome 15, mCamDro1.pat, whole genome shotgun sequence genome and includes:
- the VAX2 gene encoding ventral anterior homeobox 2 produces the protein MGDGGAERDRGPARRESRGGRGGDRGGAEDSSANASGRSPKEIAGTSASSPAGSRESGADSDGQPGPGEADHCRRILVRDAKGTIREIVLPKGLDLDRPKRTRTSFTAEQLYRLEMEFQRCQYVVGRERTELARQLNLSETQVKVWFQNRRTKQKKDQSRDLEKRASSSASKAFATSNILRLLEQGRLLTVPGAPSLLALTPGPPGLPAGHRGTSLGDPRNSSPHLNPLNSASASPPLPPPPPALCFSTAPLLDLPAGYELGSSAFEPYSRLDPRVGSPGGGGKKANA